A window of Methanosphaera sp. WGK6 genomic DNA:
GATGAAAATAAGTTAAATCAGGTTATGCATCCTCTTATCACATCTCGTGCAATATTTCCATATAAATTATTACGGGAAGCTAGTGGTGCTATGAATGCTCAATGTGAACATACTATTATTGTAGAAAAAGAGGGTTGTATTGTTACAACATTATAGGAAATATTTTGGGTTTTATTAAAAAAGTAATTAATATATCTTGATAAAATTAATATATTGTATAAATTTTATACAAAATATTTATATATAAGATAATTTAATATATTATAATTGGGCATTTTAAGAAATATGAGAAAATAGTTGCTAACTATTTTTTTTGTTTCATAAGATGTTTATCCAGTGTGGATTAAAATTTTAAAATATTGTTAATAATTTAGTAATTATTCTTCTTTCTTTATTTTTTTTTAAGTTACCTATTTTTTTTTAAATTAAATAAGATTATACCATAGTTATACTCTTTTTGTAAAATAAGTTTTTTGAAGTTAAAGTCTTATAAAAAGAAAAAAAGTTTCTGAATCTATCACCTAGTGTTTCTTCTTCTTTTTCTTCATTATTTTCTATTCTTGGCTGTACTGGTTCTTGTCTAGCCATGTTTTGTTGTAGGTTATTTTTTATTTCATCAAGATCTAGTTTTAGAAATCCATTATCTATTATTTTATATAGTTTAGAGTTTTTATCAAGTATTTCTTCTGATTCATTAACTTGGTCTAGTAGTATGGCTAGTGTATTTTTTGAGTCTTTGAATTCAAAGTCATCATCGGTTATATCTTTATATATTTCATCAAATATTGCTTCTACTATGTATATTGTTTGATCAAATTCTGGTGTGTATGCCTTGTTAAATAGTAAGTCTACAGGTGTTGTACTTGTTTCTATGAGAAACATGTTTTCTTCAGGATGTTCATTATCAATAAATAGTGCATAACCTTTTTCTGGTATATATACTAGTCCTATATGTTTTTTATCATGTATTTCTAATGTTGTTTTTCTACTAGCTTTACTTAGACTTAGATAATTTAAATTTCGTATAATCATACTATTTTTCCTCTTATTATTTGAAATCCCTTTGAAATAAGTAGGTATCTCTAATTTCAATTAACTATATTTGTATATATCTATATAATATAATATATATTTTAAAACAAGATATGGAGTGAAATAAATGGTATATTGTACTAAGTGTGGATTTGAAAATGCTGATTCATCAAAATTTTGTATAACCTGTGGAAATAAACTTGATGTTAACATTTCTAGACCTAATCCACAAAACGATTTCCAAAATAATCCTGAACCTATGGATTATAATCCAAATAATCAAGGATATGAAGAACACCACTTTAATAGTAACCAACAATATAATGAAACTAATTACAACAATAATAATAATTCATTTGAACAAGGTATGAATGATGTAGGTAATTATATTAATGATTTAGGAAATAAAACACAAGATTCTATATTAAATTATAGAAAAAATAAAGAAGAAAAACATGCTAGGAAAATTCAAGATAAAAATGCATTATATTATCTTAATGGAAGAGAAGCAGAACTTTTTGCATATGAAGACTACCTAGAATTTGATTTTACAGAAGATTATTTTAAAAAAATTACAAGTAGATGGGGCGGAGTTAAAAAAATTTATTATCATCAAATAAATAGTATTCAAAAAAGAGATGCTGGATCTTTAGCTAATGGTTCTCTTGAATTTGAAGTTCAAGGAAATGTACGTGGAAAACAACAAAGAATAGGAAATTTCAATGAAAATCTAGTACATTACTATAAAAAATATGAAGCTGAAGCTACTGCTCTTTATGAATTTGTTAATCAGAAAATCATAGAAAGTCATAAAGGTGTTACTCAGGCACAAGTTGTTAAAACTGAGGATGGTCCACTGGATAAACTTAAGAAAAGTAAAGAATTACTTGATATGGGTGCTATAAGTCCTGATGAATATGAAATGATAAAAGAAAAACTTCTTAAAGAAATATAATCATTTATATGGAGATTTAATTTATGAAATCCACAAGTCTTGCCATTATTGGAGTTACTATAATAGTTGTTGCACTAATCTTTTCAGTAACAGCTTATAAGATCTCAGAATCAGAAACTCCAGAAATTACTAATAACACATCAATAAACAGGACAAATAACACAACCACCACTAATCAAACAAGTATTGTAACAGACAACTCTACAACAAGTACAGTTGAAGATACTAGTACAAGTATGTCTCAGGATAATTATGTTCTTACAGGTAATACTGTTAATGGAGAAACTATTGAAGAAAGACATTATATGAGTGATGGTATAGAATATATTGGTACTGCATCCACCATATACTATAGAGATGCTTCAACAGATATACTATATAAAAGACACCTAGATGATGATGGTGTATATAGGTATTATGATATTAATGGTAATCCATTTTACTAAGAGAATACAACATTAAAACTCTAATCTTCAACTATTCTATTTTTTTGAAAAATAATACAAATAAACGTCTATAAAAAAGAGTCGATATTCAATAAAAATTTTAAAAAGAAAAAAGTATTTGAATTAAATACTTTCATCTAAAAAGTTTTTAAATCTTTTACTTAATGTTTCATTATCTTCTACATTATCTATTATAGGTATGTTTTGATTTGAAAACTCTTGTATAATATTTTTTAATTCATCTAATTCTAATTTTAAAAATCCTATATCTATAATAGAATATAACTCAGAATTTTTATCTAGATATTCTGATGATTCAATAATTTTAAATACCCAATATTTGTAAAAAAATTAGGTGCAGTTTGCATAGATAATAATGAACTAAAACATATCTATGGAACATACACTACTGAATTTGGTTGTATTTCATTTATCGAATTAACACGAATAGAAAAACTATATAAAAATAATTAAAAAAATGAATGGATTAAATCAAAAAGAACTCCTCTATGTTGGGTATATCCATGATTTATATAATATAGTTCATCCATTAACTTTAATTTTGTATTAAATCGTTCATCATAATCACGTATGTCTGAAACTAATTTAACAAATAATTTCCCACCATGATCCATATATACTAATTCCAAACGTGGTTTTTTAGTTGAATACTTTTCAAAAGTATCATATAATGAATTTAATAAATCCTCTAAATTATGAGATACTACATAAGAAAGAGCTGCATCATCATAATCATATCTATCTAAACTAGATTTATCATATGGTTTATTTCTTGAATAACTTTTTTCATGTTGATTATCATTTCTTTTTAAAATACTTCATAACATCCGTTAATTTAATTAACCAATATGTTTATTCAATATAACACATTAAATAATCATGTATTCAAATAATAAATATTATAAAGATTATTTATATTTTTTAAAATATAATCAGTATTCCTTATAACAGTATATGCATCCCCTTTAATATCCGTATAGTTTTCTTCATAATCTGCTTTTTTCCGTTTCCCACTAGATTCAATTAATAATCCTGAAATTTTAGAAGATATTGAAGAATCATTTACAAAAGGATTTTCATATAAAATATTCGAAACTGTTCTATGCACTGCAATTTTATGAGTTAAATTGTAAAAATCTTGTTTTTTAGCTAAATTTTGTTCAAAAATACGATTTCTACAAGTACAAAAAGAAGTATAATAAGAACGATTTATTGCAGCACGTAAATATGTTTCTGTATCATATTTTTCAGATTCTTTAATTAAAAATTTAGCAAAATCCTGATATTTTGTCCAATCAAACATAATTAATCAAAAAGAACTCCTATATATCGTGTATACTCATGATTTATATAATATAGTTCATCCATTAACTTTAATTTTGTATTAAATCGTTCCTTATAATCATATATCTCTGAAACTAATTTAACAAATAATTCGCCACCATGACTCATATATACTAATTCTAAACGTGGTTTTTTAGTGGAATATTTTTCAAAAGTATCATATAATGAATTTAGTAAATCATCTAAATTATGTGAAATTACATAATCAATAGCTTCATCATCATATTCATATCCCTCTAAACTAGATGCAGAGTATGGTTTATTTTCTTGGATAACTTCTTTCATGTTGATTACTCCAATTATTTTTTTAAGATAGTTTTTTACAATTATTATTATTTTTTCAATTATAGTTCCAGAATATCTGATTTTTTAAAAGAAAAAATATTTAAACTATCATCATATTTTTAATTTTAGTAGTATATAAATTATTCTATCCTTGTGAAGTTTTCAAGTACATCATTTTATTGAATAAAATTCTTTTAAATCATTTATATCTAAATTTAATTTTTTAAATTTTTCAAATTTTAAGAGATGATCTAACATATGTTCTAACATGTTTTCTTTAGATTTCATTTTTGCATAATGTATTTTTCTATGACAATTAGGACATAATGGTATTATATTCTCCTTACAATCTAATTTAACTGATTGAAAACTATTTTCTCTAGCTAAAGGAATAATATGATGTGCTTCAACATAATTAGGTCGTGATTTTGAAGGAAATGTTATGTGATTTTTATCAAAAAAACAATTATACCTACTTTTTTCTAAAACAGAGACACTTAAGTTATAATTCCTTGTATGTTTTTTTAAACTTTTTGTACTTACATATTGAAAATCTGTTTTAAAGAACATATTTTCATATGTTTCCTCTTTCAAAAATCCATTCAAAAAATCCCGTTTATTTTCAACTAATTTAATTTTTTCAATATCATTTTCAGTCACATATTCAATAATATTCCATTTTTCCCAATAGGGTAATACCCATGTTTTCCATTTATCATATTCTTTTTCATGAATATTTATTCTATTTTTAAAATCTTCATAATTTCTTATATACGGTATTCTATATAAAAACCATTCGACAGGAATTGGTTCTTCCAATAATAATTTAAAAATTATTCTAAATGGATATAATGATAATTTAACTGATTTTGTTGCAGAATTCGGATAACTTGATTGTAATAATTGATATAAATAAAATTCTTTTGCTTTAATATAATCTTTTTTCTTAATAGCTTCTAAAAAATTCTTACCATCAACAGATAATGAAAGTTCATCATCAATATTCCTAATAAATCCTACAAATTCTAATGGCCTATAAAAATGTCTTTTATTTGATTTATTTTCATCTAACTTATAATTTTCTTTAAGATAATTACAAATAGATTCTTCATAATTTGAAACTGTGATAGGGCCGTTCTCTTTGAAAAACTCAAGTACACCTATACTTCTTGTAGACATTTTATTAGAGTCCCAAAATTCTAAGTTAGAATCAAAAGGATTTCCATTCCCTGCAACTTGCCATCTGTATTTTTCAGCCATAGCTTAACCTTCCCGTTTAGGCATAGTTTTTAATAAATTTGCAGAGAATTTTGGAGGTATCCCTTCACCAATTACTTGTCTTATGAAATTTTCACTAGCCCACTCCGGAATATTCCAATCATCAGGTAATCCAGTTAATCTAATAATTTCTAAAATAGATAAAACTCTTGCATCACTATATGTTCCATCATCTAATAATCTACCAGGATGTACATTATTCTGTGAGGAAATACTACCATTACACATAGTAATTGTAGGTGCTGGTTTATCCCATTGAATTCGTTTATAAGTTGTTCTATATCCTTTTATTCTTCGTCCCTCTTTTTTAGGATAATATTTTTTATTATCAAATGCAGTTTCACCAGTTGGTGTATTTTTCATCCATAATATGTGTCTATCATTATGTTTTTTAGCATGATGTAAAGGAATATTTGATTGTTCACCACTTTCAAGACTAGGTAAATCACCGATAGCATCTTTTACTGTTATTTTTTCTAATTTTTCAGGAAAATCCCATTTTTTAATATTAGAAATTAGAAAAATAGCTCGTTTTCTAGTTTGTGCAGTTCCATAATCTGCAGCATCTAAAATACTATAATTAATATAGTATCCTAATGGTTGTAATTCTTCAATAATGTAATTTAAAATTTTAACCTCTTTATCACCAATTTTTATTGAAAATTTAAGAATTTGAGGTACATTTTCTAAACATATTAATTCTATGTTTTTCTTTTTTAAAAAAAACAAAATAAGAGTAATTTAATTATATTTAATGAAATAAATATTATATTATTTATAAATTTGAGGAATTCATATGGTTAACGGAGTATCTTTATTTTCAAATGTAGGTATTGGAGAAACATACTTTGAAGAATATGGTTTGAATATTTGTGGTGCTAATGAAATAATTGAAAAAAGAGCTAAATTTTATAGACATTTATATCCTGATTCTAATATGATTTGTGGTGATATAACAAAAAAAGAAATTTTTGATAAACTTATTGATATTTATCAAAGAAATAACTGTGATTTTTTAATATCCACTCCTCCTTGTCAAGGAATGAGTCAAGCAGGAAAAATGGATAAAGATGATCCTAGAAATTCTTTAATTATACAAACTATTAATTTTATTAAAGAGACCCGACCATCTAATGTAATTATAGAAAATTAAAAATTATATGAAAATATATGCCTTTTCATCGACTTCGTTATAGATGGCTATAACGAATGAATAGAGTATTATTTTTCCAGTAGTCTTTCAATTAATCTAGATATTTTCATGAATAATAATTCATCTTACTATAATGTATTGACTAATTATAATACTATCAAAAATTATATATTCATAGTTCTTCTCGAAAAATTAAAACATATACTTATGGTAATACATAATAAAGTAAAAATAGATAGAAATAAAGCACTCATATTAAAAAAAATAACTTAGAAACTATATTATTTCTCATAATATTTGATTCTTTTAATAATACGGCAATGTCATTTGAAAGAAGTTGATTTGTTACATGAGGATTATTTGTTAAAATATTTGTTGCATAATTTTCATATTTTTTCAATCTATAGCAAATGGATCCATTTTTTTAGGAGTACTTGTTTTATATCTTTGTCTTTTAATAAGTAAGATGGTTCTATTTTTAAAGTAATTTCATCTTTGATGGTTGTGTCTTGTATTTTATTGTTAAAATTATAATTTTTTTGTTTGTGCAAAATGTTCTTCAGGAAAATTATTTTTAAGTAATTCCTTTATTTCTTCAATCTTTTCTATATAAGTCCTGTTCTATTTTTTCGAAAGAAAAACATGAGATTAATATTTGTTAAATAATGATTCATTTTATAATAAATCTCCTTCATAGTTCATTATGATTATTCTTTCTTTTTGTAGAGTGGATTGTCTGCTTAAAGGTCAAGTTATTATAAAATATAGTTGAGGGAGTAAAATAAATAATCATAGTCAGTTAATTTAAAATAACAAAGATTTAAAAAATAGTTCTAACAGATACTCTAATAAAAAGAAAAGATAATATATGGACAATAATAGAAAGGCAGTTAAAATGAAAAGTGAAATGGATAAGTTGAAAGCTGGCGAAGAATACTGTTATGATGATGAGGAAGTAAATGGATTGAAAGTAAATGCAATAGTGCAATCTCAACGGTATAATAGTATAGACCCTAATGATAAAGATAAACAATATACAGTATTAAAAGAAATTCTTGGAAGTGTAGGTGAAAATGTATGGATAGCAAATACATTTAACTTTGACAATGGAAAAAACATACATATTAAAGATAACTTCACAGGAAACTTTAATTTAACTATTCTTGATATTAGAGAGGTATATATTGGAAATAATGTTATGATTGGACCAAATACTCTTATAACTACTGTTGGTCATCCACTTAATCCACAGGGACGTAGAGATCATCTTGCTATGGCAGAACCTGTTACTATTGGTGATGATGTATGGCTTGGAGGTAATGTAACTGTACTTCCTGGTGTAACTATAGGAAATAATGTTGTTGTGGGTGCTGGAGCTGTTGTAACTAGGGATATACCTGATAATTCATTAGCAGTGGGAGTACCTGCAAAGGTAATAAGAGAATTGGAAAATAATGTTGAATAAATTTGGAGTGATATTTATGGTATGTGATATATCAACGGAACATGAAGAACCATTATCTGAATTAATAAAAAGATTATATGAATTTGAGGGTATTGAAGTACTCTGTGAATGTGTAAAACTATTACAAGAGAGTGTGACAAGAGAAGAATTAGAAAAATTAAGTGATGATGAGTTATACAGGTACTATTTGCAAGCACAAGAGAATATTAAGTAGTAATCTAAATTACTACTTTTCTACTTTAAATCATGCTTCTGTATGGATATAGTCCTTTTTCTTCATATGTATTTTTAAGCCATGCTTTAAATACTGGATCTATTAATTGGTATTTTCCATTATCATATTCAATTAGTGCTAAATCCATTAAATGATTTAGTGGTTTTCCTAGTGAACCACTTTTTACTTTTAGTTTTTCAGATATTTCTAATCGTTTTAATGGTTTTTCTAGTAAATTAGTTATTATTTTTTGTTCTCTTAGTGTTAATTTTCCCCATTGTATTAGATGACTTGTGATTAATACAGGTATTATGTTTTTAAACTGTTTTTTTATTTCATTTGCATCAAGAATTATTTTTGGAGGTAAAAGATTTGCAAAAATATTAATATATGCTGGTATTCCATGAGTACATTTATAGAATTGTTCTATACCATCTTCAGTTAATTTTAAATGATTTGCTTTTTCATTTAGATAATTTGTTGTTGTTTGTTGTGTGAATGGTTTAATTTCTATAGTTAATATTCTTCCACCAAATGCCCCATTTTGTCCTACCATATCCATAATTAATGTATCCTTAACACTCATACTACCTGAAAATAGGTATGATACATTTTTTTGTGTTTGTGTTTTATTTCGTAAATACCATAAAAATGAATTAAGATCCTCGTCAAGGTCTTTTATTACTTGTATTTCGTCAAAAAATAATAGAACTCCTTTGATTTTATTTTTATTTTCTTCATATATTTGTTGAGGTAACTCCATTACAAAATCAATTAATTTAGTTTGATTTTTTTCTGTTTCTATTAATGGTAATGGTATATTTTTATATTGTGTTATGTTGGATACATGAATATTATTAGTTTTAATGTATTTTTCTAGTTTTTTATTTATAGTATTTAAACCAAAGTTATCACATGATTCTATTAATTTTTTATAGATTAATTTTATAATATCTATTCTTTTTAGTTTATTTTCTTGATATTCAGGGTTTTGTGATATGTCAATATATGTTACAAGATAGTCTTCTTTAAAGTTCTTTTCTAACTTTTTTATTAGTGCTGTTTTTCCTACACCTCTTATCCCAGTTAATAGGATTGTTGGTGATGATCCATAAGTTGTGCCTTTTAGAAGATTAGATATGAATTCTATATCTTCTGTTCTATTATAAAATTCATAATCATTTAATTCTACGTCAGTTCCCCATGCCATATGATACATTATTATTACCTCTATTATAAAATAGATTTATAAAAATATTTAAATAATCTAAAATGGATTATGTAATCATAAATAGATAATAGAATACTTAGATTTCAAATAGATTATATAATCTAAAATAGATTACTTTAGTATAGTACTGCTGTTAGTAATGTTAAATATTCAGGGAATTTTCCTTCTTTCATATCTATTGTTTCTAGTTCAAATCCAAATACACCAATTAGTGTTTCGTTAACTAGTGTTCCTATTGATTCAATGGAATGTCTTACTAATTCTGGATGTATACATGGTTTATCATATAGTCTACTGCATTTTAAACATATGTTACAGTAACCTGCGGATAATGCTAGTCCATCGTATTGTTTCTCTTTTTCCATGAGTTCTTCTGTTATGTTAGTTTTTTCCTTAAATAGAGTGTTATCGACTATATTCATTATTTCTTCTTCTTTATATGTTTTTTCTAGGAATTTTTTTGTGAAAACTATTTTTGTTGCTATTAATTCTATATTTTCATATTTTTCCCAGTATTTTGTTACATCTTCTTCAAATTGTGGACATGCCCAGTTATTATTGTATTGTGGACATTCACTACATAGTTTTTCGGTATATTCTAGATTAACATAGTTTTTGTAGAATTCTTTTGTAGATACTGTTTTTATTTCTTTTACTGCATTATATGTATGGCTAAAATCATCTTCTTTAATCATATTTTAAAAACTCCCACTTACTTATGATTAATTTCATCTATTATATCATTTTTGTTAATTATGTGATTTATATTAGGGACTATGTATGTAAAAAAAAGAGTTAAAATATTATTTATAGTATACTTGGTATATATGTAGTAATATTAAATTTAAGTATTCCATAATTAAAACAAGAATTTCACCAATAGAATAAACAAGATTATGAAAAACATATATTTTAATCTAAATTATTTAACACTATTATAATTATTTTAAA
This region includes:
- a CDS encoding zinc-ribbon domain-containing protein — its product is MVYCTKCGFENADSSKFCITCGNKLDVNISRPNPQNDFQNNPEPMDYNPNNQGYEEHHFNSNQQYNETNYNNNNNSFEQGMNDVGNYINDLGNKTQDSILNYRKNKEEKHARKIQDKNALYYLNGREAELFAYEDYLEFDFTEDYFKKITSRWGGVKKIYYHQINSIQKRDAGSLANGSLEFEVQGNVRGKQQRIGNFNENLVHYYKKYEAEATALYEFVNQKIIESHKGVTQAQVVKTEDGPLDKLKKSKELLDMGAISPDEYEMIKEKLLKEI
- a CDS encoding HNH endonuclease signature motif containing protein; translation: MAEKYRWQVAGNGNPFDSNLEFWDSNKMSTRSIGVLEFFKENGPITVSNYEESICNYLKENYKLDENKSNKRHFYRPLEFVGFIRNIDDELSLSVDGKNFLEAIKKKDYIKAKEFYLYQLLQSSYPNSATKSVKLSLYPFRIIFKLLLEEPIPVEWFLYRIPYIRNYEDFKNRINIHEKEYDKWKTWVLPYWEKWNIIEYVTENDIEKIKLVENKRDFLNGFLKEETYENMFFKTDFQYVSTKSLKKHTRNYNLSVSVLEKSRYNCFFDKNHITFPSKSRPNYVEAHHIIPLARENSFQSVKLDCKENIIPLCPNCHRKIHYAKMKSKENMLEHMLDHLLKFEKFKKLNLDINDLKEFYSIK
- a CDS encoding DNA cytosine methyltransferase, whose product is MFFLKKKNIELICLENVPQILKFSIKIGDKEVKILNYIIEELQPLGYYINYSILDAADYGTAQTRKRAIFLISNIKKWDFPEKLEKITVKDAIGDLPSLESGEQSNIPLHHAKKHNDRHILWMKNTPTGETAFDNKKYYPKKEGRRIKGYRTTYKRIQWDKPAPTITMCNGSISSQNNVHPGRLLDDGTYSDARVLSILEIIRLTGLPDDWNIPEWASENFIRQVIGEGIPPKFSANLLKTMPKREG
- a CDS encoding DNA cytosine methyltransferase — encoded protein: MVNGVSLFSNVGIGETYFEEYGLNICGANEIIEKRAKFYRHLYPDSNMICGDITKKEIFDKLIDIYQRNNCDFLISTPPCQGMSQAGKMDKDDPRNSLIIQTINFIKETRPSNVIIEN
- a CDS encoding sugar O-acetyltransferase, giving the protein MDNNRKAVKMKSEMDKLKAGEEYCYDDEEVNGLKVNAIVQSQRYNSIDPNDKDKQYTVLKEILGSVGENVWIANTFNFDNGKNIHIKDNFTGNFNLTILDIREVYIGNNVMIGPNTLITTVGHPLNPQGRRDHLAMAEPVTIGDDVWLGGNVTVLPGVTIGNNVVVGAGAVVTRDIPDNSLAVGVPAKVIRELENNVE
- a CDS encoding ATP-binding protein gives rise to the protein MYHMAWGTDVELNDYEFYNRTEDIEFISNLLKGTTYGSSPTILLTGIRGVGKTALIKKLEKNFKEDYLVTYIDISQNPEYQENKLKRIDIIKLIYKKLIESCDNFGLNTINKKLEKYIKTNNIHVSNITQYKNIPLPLIETEKNQTKLIDFVMELPQQIYEENKNKIKGVLLFFDEIQVIKDLDEDLNSFLWYLRNKTQTQKNVSYLFSGSMSVKDTLIMDMVGQNGAFGGRILTIEIKPFTQQTTTNYLNEKANHLKLTEDGIEQFYKCTHGIPAYINIFANLLPPKIILDANEIKKQFKNIIPVLITSHLIQWGKLTLREQKIITNLLEKPLKRLEISEKLKVKSGSLGKPLNHLMDLALIEYDNGKYQLIDPVFKAWLKNTYEEKGLYPYRSMI
- a CDS encoding DUF2284 domain-containing protein; this encodes MIKEDDFSHTYNAVKEIKTVSTKEFYKNYVNLEYTEKLCSECPQYNNNWACPQFEEDVTKYWEKYENIELIATKIVFTKKFLEKTYKEEEIMNIVDNTLFKEKTNITEELMEKEKQYDGLALSAGYCNICLKCSRLYDKPCIHPELVRHSIESIGTLVNETLIGVFGFELETIDMKEGKFPEYLTLLTAVLY